One segment of Cryptococcus neoformans var. grubii H99 chromosome 2, complete sequence DNA contains the following:
- a CDS encoding pre-60S factor REI1, whose product MFTCISCRVAFETADEQRAHFLTDWHRYNMKRRVANLPPVAAASFNEKVLERREQNAVRTDPRSLACAACNKQFSSENAFRTHVQSKKHRDREAAAASAERLGKKPAPAPAKAEDEDDDGSGDEANEMDVDSEDDEEGDFEQKMANLRRRIKPADCLFCTRHSGTVDENVGHMASIHSFFIPDKEILIDLSGLLSYLGEKVAIGNLCLFCPNGGKEFGSLEAVRKHMIDKNHCKLAYETDEDRAELADFYDFQGDGDDEDWEDEDGEEIGSDEEVMDAFDRPQRPKKASVALAADGLSLVLPSGRTLGHRSLKVYYDQRYRPSDDSDVDQSALKVALVRKKLADPSLALVPVAGGHGAFGKGQQLMKARNAGEAKWAKKQGRNFQDQSKREQFKTKIGYIHNSQKHFRDPLLQ is encoded by the exons ATGTTCACCTGTATCTCATGCCGTGTTGCTTTCGAGACTGCCGATGAGCAGCGAGCCCATTTCTTGACAGACTGGCACCGCTACAACATGAAGCGTAGGGTCGCAAACCTTCCTCCAGTCGCTGCGGCCTCTTTCAACGAGAAGGtcttggagagaagggaacAAAATGCCGTCAGGACAGATCCTAGAAGTTTGGCATGTGCCGCTTGCAA CAAGCAATTCTCATCTGAAAACGCATTCAGGACCCACGTTCAATCCAAAAAGCATCGAGACAGAGAAGCCGCTGCCGCATCTGCTGAAAGACTAGGTAAAAAGCCTGCTCCTGCCCCTGCCAAGGctgaagacgaggacgatgacGGATCCGGGGATGAGGCGAACGAGATGGATGTTGACAGcgaggacgacgaagagggTGACTTTGAGCAGAAGATGGCAAACCTCCGACGACGTATAAAACCCGCGGACTGTCTTTTCTGTACCCGCCATTCTGGGACTGTCGACGAAAACGTCGGTCACATGGCTAGTATCCACAGCTTTTTCATTCCTGACAAAGAAATCCTCATCGACCTTTCCGGCCTCCTTTCATACCTCGGTGAAAAGGTGGCTATCGGTAATCTTTGTCTTTTCTGCCCTAACGGGGGCAAGGAATTCGGCAGTTTGGAAGCTGTGCGAAAACACATGATTGACAAAAATCACTGCAAGCTTGCGTATGAGACGGACGAAGATCGTGCAGAGTTGGCCGACTTTTACGATTTCCAAGGTGAcggtgatgatgaggactgggaggatgaggatggagaagagatcggatcagatgaagaggttATGGACGCCTTCGACAGACCTCAAAGACCTAAAAAGGCCAGCGTCGCATTGGCCGCTGACGGTCTTTCCCTTGTCCTTCCATCTGGCCGTACGCTCGGTCATCGTTCCCTTAAAGTCTACTATGACCAACGCTACCGCCCTTCGGACGACTCAGACGTGGATCAATCCGCCCTCAAAGTTGCTCTTGTTAGGAAAAAACTTGCAGACCCATCTCTTGCACTTGTACCCGTTGCTGGTGGACACGGCGCGTTTGGTAAGGGCCAGCAGTTGATGAAGGCGAGGAATGCGGGTGAGGCCAAATGGGCgaagaagcaaggaagGAATTTCCAGGATCAATCGAAGAGGGAGCAGTTCAAAACCAAGATTGGGTACATCCACAACAGCCAAAAAC ACTTCCGAGACCCTCTTT TGCAATAA
- a CDS encoding septation protein imp2, whose amino-acid sequence MAQSTEPLRSQSSTSLYKLYNGPNGGLNGNQIAEEELHDPRLNYCNAFWGQGDRGFDVIMARLRGAGRTVEELRAFWKERAAIEDEYAKKLNKLSRFSLGKDEIGDLADSLQHLLSETAQQASYHSSLSNEIRQTVEHPSAELGMRMSNLKKGLQAAVEKAYKNKGLQEGHVQKARDRYEQDCLKLNSYTAQSSLTQGKELEKLHTKLDRVRQTIGANENDFKQFVKVLEITHKKWEQEWKNFCDHVQDLEEDRMAITKDLMWVYANAVSQVCVEDDSSCERIREKLEQFEPINDIVNFAKGWGTGDMIPDPPRFINYSAGESYPTQATFHVAQFMRISAKPPMPIASRELTKEIQREQTPEPKPEPRPTTEPQPEIAKEREQPSAKPGVNGISDGLNRTTLKDGPVSAPTATEPEAPKVPFGGVALPGMSATSPASQDNSSKYNPMPPPPVPATLTMPEPRVPSRQGPPSPMKNINDEEDPMAKALADLRRDPPPPGSVRRNASHRRAESVVSAAGSVRSSMYGHGVKSPASPAPNRMSFQQSAPAQSRSPPIDSTLSPPPGGHTAAALAKSMDEFRHQSSRGPESKRQSVNYSNFADDVVGSHPTSRPTTPSFPPASPRAPSPAMMQAPKQPATHIADEVLSQYHQAFPGERETRSRSRAGSIMSNVSRNSYIEQQQHQQAPPSPGVQPRQGFVGIGAGNAARSPSPQPPVFRSPDPSPVITPSTLGPQNLGISLDAKGGVAQDTMAEQYRRQYQQQQAQAQAQQPAAQPIQAPAPQMGSYPGQRTSQYGVSASGPSPTPAAAPAGYGSAYGQPSRSPAATSSAMGPPAISGNRPTSGYGQQQQLPSQQAYASQAQSQAAQAFNQTPQPAYNQYSSPAQQQPSPYHQQQNQAPQPNYSQRPPSVYGHSNAYDGRGPSPQLQQPPMQPSQQSYQSGQPYGRSLSSSPAIGQGYGYQASPQQPQGYMQQQRQHQQQRTPSPQPNQPPPNMVPTGQWSTTGLPVMFYVKALYDYSAQTAAEFDFQAGDIIAVTSTPEDGWWSGELLDEARRTPGRTDFPSNFVTLF is encoded by the exons ATGGCACAATCTACAGAGCCACTGCGCTCGCAATCCTCGACATCGCTGTACAAACTATACAATGGACCGAATGGCGGTCTCAACGGCAATCAAAtagctgaagaagaattacATGATCCGAGATTGAATTACTGCAATGCATTTTGGGGACAGGGGGATAGAGGGTTCGATGTCATCATGGCGAGACTGAGAGGGGCAGGGCGGACGGTTGAGGAATTGAGAGCATTCTGGAAGGAACG CGCTGCGATTGAGGACGAGTATGCGAAAAAGCTTAACAAGCTCTCTCGTTTCTCCTTGGGTAAAGATGAAATTGGTGATCTGGCGGATTCTCTCCAACATCTGCTCTCTGAAACAGCTCAGCAAGCATCCTATCATTCGTCACTTAGTAATGAAATACGCCAAACTGTGGAGCATCCATCGGCAGAACTGGGCATGCGGATGTCAAATCTGAAAAAGGGTCTCCAGGCAGCGGTGGAGAAAGCGTATAAGAATAAGGGGTTGCAAGAAGGTCACGTACAAAAG GCCCGAGATCGATACGAGCAGGACTGTCTCAAGCTCAACTCTTACACCGCCCAATCTTCCCTCACTCAAGGCAAGGAATTGGAGAAGTTGCATACCAAATTGGACCGAGTCAGACAGACTATCGGGGCGAACGAGAACGACTTTAAGCAGTTTGTGAAGGTATTGGAAATAACTCATAAGAAGTGGGAGCAAGAATGGAAGAACTTCTGTGAC CATGTACAAGaccttgaagaagacaggATGGCAATCACAAAAGATCTTATGTGGGTCTATGCCAATGCTGTGTCGCAGGTGTGCGTTGAAGACGACAGT TCATGTGAGCGGATTAGAGAAAAGCTCGAGCAGTTTGAGCCAATCAACGACATCGTTAACTTTGCCAAGGGATGGGGTACTGGTGATATGATTCCTG ATCCCCCTCGTTTCATCAACTATTCTGCCGGGGAGTCATACCCTACCCAAGCCACATTTCATGTCGCACAATTTATGCGAATTTCGGCCAAGCCTCCCATGCCAATCGCCTCTCGCGAACTGACTAAGGAAATACAGCGAGAGCAGACTCCTGAACCGAAGCCGGAGCCGCGACCAACAACTGAGCCGCAGCCTGAGATCGCAAAGGAGCGAGAGCAGCCATCAGCCAAGCCGGGTGTCAATGGTATCTCTGATGGTTTGAATAGAACTACACTGAAGGACGGACCAGTCTCTGCTCCAACTGCGACTGAACCAGAAGCCCCCAAAGTTCCATTCGGTGGAGTTGCCCTTCCCGGAATGTCAGCCACTTCCCCTGCTTCTCAAGACAACTCTTCAAAGTACAACCCTATGCCTCCACCCCCCGTCCCGGCTACTTTGACTATGCCTGAGCCTCGTGTCCCCTCACGTCAAGGGCCTCCTTCACCTATGAAGAATATcaatgacgaagaagaccCTATGGCAAAGGCATTGGCTGATCTGCGTCGGGaccctccacctcctggAAGCGTCAGGCGTAACGCATCTCACAGGCGAGCCGAGAGTGTGGTATCTGCTGCTGGGTCTGTGAGAAGCAGCATGTATGGCCATGGAGTCAAGTCTCCAGCTTCTCCTGCGCCTAACCGTATGTCGTTCCAGCAGAGTGCACCAGCCCAATCACGATCCCCACCTATCGATTCgactctttctcctcctcctggaGGCCATaccgccgccgccctcGCCAAGTCCATGGACGAGTTTCGACACCAATCATCCCGCGGACCCGAAAGCAAGCGCCAAAGCGTCAATTACTCCAACTTCGCAGATGATGTTGTCGGCTCTCACCCTACCTCTCGGCCTACTacaccttccttccctcccgCCTCTCCTCGGGCACCTTCACCTGCGATGATGCAAGCTCCCAAACAACCGGCGACCCATATTGCGGATGAGGTCCTTTCGCAGTACCATCAAGCCTTCCCCGGTGAACGTGAGACGAGATCAAGGTCTCGTGCTGGCTCCATCATGTCCAATGTTTCTAGAAACTCATATATTgagcagcaacagcatcAACAAGCTCCCCCGTCCCCTGGTGTTCAGCCTAGACAAGGGTTCGTTGGCATAGGGGCTGGCAATGCCGCACGGAGCCCGAGCCCGCAACCACCTGTCTTCCGTTCACCCGATCCTAGCCCGGTCATAACTCCTAGTACATTGGGGCCTCAAAATTTGGGCATCTCTTTAGATGCCAAGGGTGGGGTGGCGCAGGACACTATGGCGGAGCAATATAGGAGGCAAtatcagcagcaacagGCTCAAGCCCAAGCTCAGCAACCGGCCGCCCAGCCGATACAAGCACCTGCTCCCCAGATGGGCAGCTATCCTGGACAACGAACTTCACAATATGGTGTCTCTGCATCTGGTCCTTCACCTACTCCTGCTGCTGCACCCGCAGGCTACGGATCAGCGTATGGACAGCCGTCGCGATCGCCAGCAGCTACTTCTTCTGCCATGGGTCCGCCGGCAATCTCAGGCAATAGACCAACGTCGGGCTACggacagcagcaacagcttccttctcagcAGGCTTATGCCTCTCAAGCACAATCTCAGGCTGCACAGGCTTTTAACCAAACCCCCCAGCCTGCATACAATCAGTACTCCTCTCCTGCTCAACAGCAACCTTCGCCATACCATCAACAGCAGAACCAGGCGCCTCAACCTAACTACTCTCAGCGCCCTCCTTCTGTATACGGACACAGTAATGCCTATGATGGGCGCggtccatctcctcaactTCAGCAACCCCCTATGCAACCATCCCAGCAATCGTATCAGTCTGGTCAACCATATGGCCGTTCACTGAGCTCATCCCCTGCGATAGGGCAAGGATATGGATACCAAGCTAGCCCGCAACAACCGCAAGGATATATGCAACAGCAGCGGCAACACCAACAGCAGAGAACGCCTAGTCCGCAGCCGAATCAGCCCCCGCCTAATATGGTCCCTACAGGACAATGGTCGACTACCGGACTGCCTGTCATGTTCT ACGTCAAGGCGCTTTATGACTACAGCGCTCAAACTGCGGCCGAATTTGATTTCCAGGCAGGTGATATCATTGCCGTCACTAGCACCCCAGAGGACGGATGGTGGTCTGGAGAGTTGCTGGATGAAGCGAGAAGGACCCCTGGAAGGACCGATTTCCCCAGTAATTT CGTGACGTTGTTCTAA
- a CDS encoding ATP-dependent RNA helicase DBP10 translates to MAIVTPSWALETTADGEVKEKTSGPGGQWRALNVGPDLIRSLLMRKFKSPTPIQRAAIPPALSTPPRDILGMARTGSGKTLAYLIPLLQKTGSTHHGQGPRALILCPSRELAVQIYTVGKDLARGMNKGKGKEKNKAEGEEDEEGKGKEGLRWAVIIGGEGMDAQFEKMSSNPDIVIATPGRFLHLIVEMHMDLRHLQTVIYDEADRLFEMGFDVQLQEILHRLPSTRQNLLFSATLPSSVAEFAKAGLVNPLLVRLDTEQKISPDLALKFFSVKPGEKEASLLVLLREIIGKPNQPQPADPSSAPQAIVFVATKHHVDYVAELLRTTGYRTSLIYSSLDQVARQQQLAGFRNHQSDVLVVTDVAARGLDIPIMDHVINYDFPAGPRIFVHRVGRTARAGRKGTAYSLIVKEDFPYLCDLHTFLGTARMGEPAYALRSLPIEQLSENVEYVFHNLDETAPHITALRNVMRKGQGMFERSRTKANPTSYRQAKSLASALSNNPPRIDDMFEDAMEDEVNEEKARLLAKVAAFTPSETVFEVGKRESESAVIMKKRRKTVDERQKRVSKAEAEKSTTSGMEKTPVKELPAPQLPIKDFKDPSFYLEHTQRGAEAEKGYSLKSGVESLSGAITDMTADEGTGPKAQKASQLSWDRKKHKFIKKNGSTDGEKMIRSESGALLPASYSSGKYQEWKLKRRHMPDGPVEALGGGRRGRHGPPGQKRKAEDEDGGEDAGGKGRKDQIKGKGKGKDDSKQQSSGKPGKKGTKQSSGLKSAMDIRKQREIAQKRKEKNARKPHKFRK, encoded by the exons ATGGCAATAGTAACTCCCTCATGGGCACTTGAGACAACGGCGGATGGAGAGGTAAAAGAGAAGACATCAGGCCCAGGCGGTCAATGGCGCGCTCTTA ATGTTGGACCCGACCTCATCCGCTCCTTGTTGATGCGCAAATTCAAGTCTCCGACGCCTATCCAAAGAGCAGCTATCCCTCCAGCTCTCTCCACCCCACCGAGGGATATCCTTGGTATGGCCAGGACCGGTTCCGGTAAAACTTTGGCGTACCttatccctcttcttcaaaaaaCTGGATCGACACACCATGGACAAGGCCCTAGAGCTTTAATTCTCTGTCCGAGTCGAGAATTGGCGGTGCAGATTTACACTGTCGGAAAGGATCTCGCCAGAGGAATgaacaagggcaagggaaaagaaaagaacaaggccgaaggagaggaagatgaggaaggcaagggtAAAGAGGGATTGAGATGGGCTGTCATTATTGGTGGTGAAGGAATGGACGCTCAGTTTGAAAAGATGTCCTCCAACCCTGATAT TGTGATTGCTACACCTGGTCGATTCCTCCATCTTATTGTTGAAATGCACATGGACCTTCGACACCTCCAAACGGTCATCTACGATGAAGCCGATCGACTTTTTGAAATGGGTTTCGATGTCCAACTTCAAGaaattcttcatcgtctcccTTCTACTCGTCAAAACTTGTTGTTCTCCGCTACTCTTCCGTCGTCCGTGGCGGAATTCGCAAAGGCCGGTCTCGTGAATCCTCTCCTTGTTCGTCTTGATACCGAGCAAAAGATTTCACCTGATCTCGCCCTCAAATTCTTCTCCGTCAAACctggagaaaaggaagcgTCTTTACTTGTTCTTTTGCGAGAAATCATTGGCAAACCCAATCAACCTCAGCCAGCCGATCCCTCTTCTGCCCCTCAGGCTATCGTATTTGTAGCTACTAAACACCATGTCGACTATGTCGCCGAGCTTCTACGTACGACCGGCTACCGCACCTCTCTCATTTACAGTTCTCTCGACCAAGTTGCCCGTCAGCAGCAACTTGCCGGTTTCCGTAATCACCAATCCGACGTTCTCGTCGTCACAGACGTAGCTGCCCGTGGTCTCGATATCCCCATCATGGACCATGTCATCAACTATGATTTCCCTGCTGGCCCTCGTATCTTTGTTCACCGTGTCGGTCGTACTGCACGAGCCGGTCGAAAAGGTACAGCGTACTCCCTCATCGTCAAGGAAGATTTCCCTTACCTCTGTGACCTCCACACTTTCCTCGGCACAGCGCGTATGGGCGAGCCCGCATATGCTCTGCGTTCACTCCCTATCGAGCAGCTTAGTGAAAACGTCGAGTACGTTTTCCACAACCTTGACGAAACTGCACCCCATATTACTGCTTTGCGTAACGTCATGCGCAAAGGTCAAGGCATGTTTGAACGTTCTCGCACTAAAGCCAATCCTACCTCTTATCGTCAAGCGAAATCTCTCGCTTCCGCTCTCAGTAACAATCCTCCCCGGATTGACGACATGTTTGAGGATgcgatggaggatgaggtgaatgaagaaaaagctAGATTACTCGCCAAAGTGGCAGCGTTCACACCGTCTGAGACTGTGTTCGAAGTCGGAAAACGCGAGAGTGAGAGCGCGGTTATCatgaaaaagaggagaaagacaGTCGACGAGAGGCAGAAACGAGTCTCGAAGGCTGAAGCAGAGAAGAGTACGACGAGTGGCATGGAGAAGACTCCCGTCAAAGAGCTTCCCGCACCTCAACTTCCGATCAAGGACTTTAAAGACCCTTCCTTCTACCTCGAGCATACCCAACGCGGAGCCGAAGCTGAAAAGGGCTATTCTCTCAAATCTGGCGTCGAATCTCTCTCTGGCGCGATCACTGATATGACCGCTGATGAAGGTACAGGACCGAAAGCCCAAAAGGCCAGTCAACTCAGTTGGGACAGGAAGAAACACAAGTTtatcaagaagaatggtAGTActgatggagaaaagatgatCAGGAGCGAAAGTGGTGCATTGTTGCCTGCTAGTTATAGTAGTGGCAAGTATCAGGAATggaagttgaagaggaggcacATGCCTGATGGGCCGGTGGAGGCTTTGGGAGGTggcagaaggggaagacATGGACCACCGGgacagaaaagaaaggcagaagatgaagatggggGAGAGGATGCTGGTGGAAAGGGTAGGAAGGATCAAAtaaagggcaagggcaagggcaaggatgaTTCCAAGCAACAGTCTTCTGGAAAGCCTGGCAAGAAGGGGACCAAGCAGTCCTCTGGACTCAAGTCTGCAATGGATATCAGGAAACAGAGGGAGATCGCGCAAAAG agaaaagagaagaacgCTCGAAAACCCCACAAGTTCAGAAAGTAA
- a CDS encoding chromatin structure-remodeling complex subunit RSC9, which yields MQHHPAAAAQPGRTIAPIPHHRPQQPRITPYTPNVRDLNPGPKNRLILALRSNIPFEVDWALPQLVVASFDQSDGFKLEAWPDSICALKEWPAKWLEGLEREAAVFEMKAGRLDFEEDENDEEGRVTKRRKRDLALGAVVEWENDPKVEQRATNSLLILRNASFSAPNAKTLSNSSFLAFLADFFSLPLPFLQHLCLRTPEPIHHILIIVQSIFPHLRVDMPGIDRIKHIFGVVFPQLFVDTRDIAMMNNLIPLMMMGQTIPNNHPPPPELIPHLLQLLVLRPAGPLLDLTLDILISLSTNPIHSRAILSHNSFPHHLKSITALLEHQARPVVNALDPPPSTRGKMVRNPAGPSCRAEELNQRRTKEREAALGHMDPMAGGRPVYNEVGDKPPTFSPATKKRLFRMKEPERSIEWMHQTFVYSSTAQVLQVTFWHAYRDFFTNPDCVEPMLSASDVIKNVTAAFPGASAKVWTDATGAQKFVISGVGFRKRSDDDERFTCYWHACTQRHSATNSVQLLEHIRDYHLQTFSAPQCQWGSCDHNLCTYSHLLTHIPLGQPPSSISIPDAVSCHIADHSSSVLQRKITNRTVPPLSNVRLAVQGTFTPVDARRQPTGVALLAALLIRNLARTLRAEISLAVPESSHAQTQETADEAQARKKHLLEERYGLPIPDSVLKEEEEEQANVQQGQELDMSEEERERAKKAFENVEERIIKVMLENVSGITQYLGDALGL from the exons ATGCAGCACCACccagcggcagcagcacAGCCAGGCCGCACCATTGCTCCTATCCCGCACCACCGCCCACAACAACCCCGCATCACTCCTTACACCCCAAACGTACGCGACCTCAACCCGGGACCTAAGAACAGACtcatcctcgccctccGCTCCAACATCCCTTTTGAAGTAGACTGGGCGCTGCCGCAGCTCGTCGTTGCAAGTTTTGATCAGTCGGACGGTTTCAAGCTCGAGGCATGGCCAGACAGCATTTGCGCGCTGAAGGAGTGGCCGGCCAAGTGGCTTGAAGGACTGGAAAGGGAAGCTGCGGTGTTTGAGATGAAAGCTGGGCGACTAGAttttgaggaggatgagaatgatgaagagggcaGGGTGACAAAGCGTAGAAAAAGGGATCTGGCACTGGGAGCGGTGGTAGAGTGGGAGAACGATCCCAAGGTGGAACAACGGGCCACCAACTCTTTGCTCATCCTCAGAAACgcatccttctccgcaCCCAACGCGAAGACCCTCTCAAACTCGAGCTTCCTCGCCTTTCTCGCcgatttcttctctttgcctCTACCGTTTCTCCAGCATCTTTGCCTGAGAACCCCCGAGCCTATACACCatatcctcatcatcgtccagTCCATCTTCCCCCATTTGCGCGTGGATATGCCAGGTATCGACCGCATCAAGCACATCTTTGGCGTCGTCTTCCCTCAGCTTTTTGTTGATACCCGCGATATCGCAATGATGAACAACCTTATCCCTCTCATGATGATGGGCCAGACAATCCCCAACAaccaccctcctccacctgaACTcatccctcatcttctccagcttctCGTTCTCCGACCAGCAGGCCCACTTCTCGACTTGACCCttgacatcctcatctcgcTCTCCACAAATCCCATCCACTCCCGCGCTATACTTTCTCACAATTCTTTCCCGCATCATCTCAAATCCATCACAGCCTTACTCGAACATCAAGCTCGTCCGGTGGTAAATGCACTTGATCCACCTCCTTCTACAAGAGGGAAAATGGTTCGTAACCCAGCAGGACCGAGTTGCAGAGCAGAGGAACTTAATCAAAGGCGGACAAAAGAACGAGAGGCCGCATTGGGACATATGGATCCCATGGCTGGAGGTAGACCGGTGTACAATGAGGTAGGGGATAAACCACCGACATTTAGTCcggcgacgaagaagaggctttTCAGAATGAAAGAGCCCGAAAGGTCTATCGAGTG GATGCATCAGACATTCGTCTACTCATCGACAGCTCAAGTCCTCCAAGTGACATTCTGGCACGCCTACCGAGATTTCTTCACCAACCCAGATTGCGTAGAACCAATGCTGAGTGCATCTGATGTGATCAAGAATGTCACTGCAGCTTTCCCGGGAGCGAGCGCAAAAGTGTGGACCGATGCGACTGGTGCGCAAAAGTTTGTGATTTCTGGTGTCGGGTTCAGGAAGCGATCAG atgacgatgaaagaTTTACATGTTACTGGCATGCGTGCACTCAACGACACTCGGCAACCAACTCGGTCCAACTGCTTGAACACATTCGCGACTACCATCTCCAAACCTTTTCTGCACCCCAATGCCAATGGGGCTCATGCGATCACAATCTCTGCACGTACTCTCATCTCCTCACTCATATCCCCCTTGGCCAGCCTCcgtcctccatctccatccctgATGCCGTCTCGTGCCACATCGCAGACCATAGTAGCTCCGTCTTGCAGCGCAAGATCACCAATCGTACCGTCCCTCCTTTATCCAACGTTCGTCTAGCCGTTCAGGGGACATTTACCCCTGTTGACGCTCGTCGACAACCTACCGGCGTTGCCCTTCTCGCGGCGCTACTTATCCGTAACCTCGCCCGCACCCTCCGTGCCGAGATCTCACTCGCCGTGCCCGAATCGTCTCATGCTCAAACGCAAGAGACGGCAGATGAAGCCCaagcgaggaagaaacaTCTTCTTGAAGAGAGGTACGGATTGCCAATCCCGGATTCGgtgttgaaagaagaagaagaggagcaggcGAATGTGCAGCAAGGCCAAGAGCTGGATATgagtgaggaagagagggagagggcgAAAAAGGCGTTTGAAAatgtggaggagaggattATTAAGGTGATGTTAGAGAATGTTAGTGGGATAACGCAGTATCTTGGCGATGCGCTTGGGCTGTAG